AATTGAAAGATAAGAATTTCAGTAATAACTTTTGCTTTTGCTAAGTTTTTTAATAAGAGTTCTTCAGTTATTGGAGTTACAGAGGCAGTATTATGGATTCTAAAAAGAATCAAATAAAATTTCATCATATTAGTATTGTTGTAAAATCAAATACAATCAAAGACTTGCTTTTTACTTTTTTCGATGAATTAAAAGAAAGTGCACTACCTTTTAATTTTGAGAGCGTAGATCTAACGCTTCTACCTCTTGGCGGAGCCTACTTAGAACTTGTCCATCCACACGGGAATGAACAGATGGAGAAATTCTTAAAAGTAAGAGGAGAAGCCATACATCATTTTTGTTTTGAAGTTATAGATCTCAATTATTGGTTAGACAGATGCGAGAAAATTGGTTTTAAAATACATCATAAAGACGATAGATGCTTTTTTATCCACCCCAATTCTTTAGGAGGAATTTTATTGGAATTTATTAGATTTGCTGAAGATGATCCAATGAAAAGTTCATCCCTATTACAGAATTGAAATTAAATGCCATTGATTTTTTTTGACATATATTTTAATTAATCATCTAATCGAATCAAATTTGTTGTGTAATATTTAAATCCGGAATCAGGAATGTAAGGCATTCTAAAAATAAAATCTTCCAACTTTAATATAGATACAATTGGAACTCCCTCAATAATATTTCGTCTTGGATCACTTAATGTTACTATAACTGGGACAATGAAGATTTTTTTAGAGGATTTTAGGGATAGCTTAGATGATAATATCTGGATTTCATTGGATAACGCCTTTGTTCTATTCAAATGTGTTTTTACGGCATCCTTAATTCTTGAGAACCAATAAAAATACATCCAATGTTTACAATCTATACTCAATATTGAATTATTTTTAGATGCTATGACATCCATTTGAAATCTCTTTTTGTTAGAGCTGAATGTAAGGTTATCAATAACTGAGTAACCATTAAGTTGAAAAGCTTCAACACTTAAATTCTCAAATTCTCTCCAATTCAATAGCTTACAAATTTCAATCGGATCCCCACCTAAATTCAAAGCCTTTAAAGCTAGTTCAATTCTTTCTTCTGAGGATTTTTCTTCTTGAATAATATTTTCTTCTTGTTCTGGAACTGAGTAATCTTCTAGGGTTGTTGTATGTTTATGATTCAGATGACTGGGTGGCCTAGTTCTTTGTAATTCTTCTTTTATTATCCTTAATTTGTCGTAATTCATTCTTTCCAACTAAAATATAGACGAATATTTTATCTTTCAAGCATGAAAGTTTCTTCATGCTCTGTAATAGAGGGAATTCGATCCATTAGCATTCTCTCTTCAGGTTTTTTACTTAACCCGATAGGTAAAAGTTGTTTTGCAAGATTTAATGCTCCATCTAATTTTATATTTCTCTCAGCGTATATTTCAAGAAGAATCTCGCCTTTTTTAACATAATCTCCAAGTTTAGTCTTTAGAACGATTCCCGCTCCACTTTCTTTAGGTGCACCCGCTTCTTTTGCAATTTGAGCAAGATCTCCATTATTAATCCATAGAACTCTGCCTTCTTTTTCAGATATTACTTCTAACATCTTATTGCCTACTTCTATATCGCTTGGGTTAACTCTAGAATCGCCACCT
This portion of the Candidatus Bathyarchaeota archaeon genome encodes:
- a CDS encoding VOC family protein: MDSKKNQIKFHHISIVVKSNTIKDLLFTFFDELKESALPFNFESVDLTLLPLGGAYLELVHPHGNEQMEKFLKVRGEAIHHFCFEVIDLNYWLDRCEKIGFKIHHKDDRCFFIHPNSLGGILLEFIRFAEDDPMKSSSLLQN